In Serratia marcescens subsp. marcescens ATCC 13880, a single genomic region encodes these proteins:
- a CDS encoding valine--pyruvate transaminase gives MTFSLFGEKFTRYAGITRLMDDLNEGLRTPGAIMLGGGNPAQIPEMEAYFKQLCQEMLDQGKLTEALCNYDGPQGKDALLKALANLLRDELGWEISPQNIALTNGSQSAFFYLFNLFAGRYADGSRRRVLFPLAPEYIGYADAGLDEGLFVSAKPNIELLPDGQFKYHVDFEHLTLGDDIGMICVSRPTNPTGNVITDEELMKLDLLAQQRDIPLVIDNAYGVPFPGIIFSDATPLWNPNTILCMSLSKLGLPGSRCGIVIADEKVITALTNMNGIISLSPGSMGPAMATEMIARGDLLRLSNEVIRPFYKQRVEHTIEIIRRYLSPERCLIHKPEGAIFLWLWFKDLPITTEVLYQRLKKRGVLMVPGHYFFPGLEHDWPHTHQCMRMNYVPDPEKIERGVAILAEEIERAHQEVN, from the coding sequence ATGACTTTCTCACTTTTCGGCGAAAAATTTACCCGTTATGCGGGCATTACCCGTTTGATGGACGACCTGAACGAAGGCCTGCGCACCCCCGGTGCCATCATGCTCGGCGGCGGCAACCCGGCGCAGATCCCAGAGATGGAAGCCTACTTCAAACAGCTGTGCCAGGAGATGCTCGACCAGGGCAAACTGACCGAAGCGTTGTGCAACTACGACGGCCCGCAAGGCAAGGACGCGCTGCTGAAAGCGCTGGCCAATCTGCTGCGCGACGAGCTTGGCTGGGAGATTTCGCCACAGAATATTGCACTGACGAACGGCAGCCAAAGCGCGTTTTTCTACTTGTTCAACCTGTTCGCCGGCCGCTACGCCGACGGTTCGCGCCGCCGCGTGCTGTTCCCATTGGCGCCGGAATATATCGGCTATGCCGACGCCGGGCTGGACGAAGGGCTGTTCGTCTCCGCCAAACCGAACATCGAGCTGCTGCCGGACGGCCAGTTCAAATATCACGTTGATTTCGAACACCTCACCCTTGGCGACGACATCGGCATGATCTGCGTTTCACGGCCGACCAACCCGACCGGCAACGTGATCACCGACGAAGAGCTGATGAAGCTCGACCTGCTGGCGCAGCAACGCGATATTCCGCTGGTGATCGATAACGCCTACGGCGTGCCGTTCCCCGGTATTATCTTCAGCGACGCCACGCCGCTGTGGAACCCGAACACCATTCTGTGCATGAGCCTGTCCAAACTCGGCCTGCCGGGCTCGCGCTGCGGCATCGTGATCGCCGACGAGAAGGTGATCACCGCGTTGACCAACATGAACGGCATCATCAGCCTGTCGCCGGGCAGCATGGGGCCGGCGATGGCGACGGAAATGATCGCGCGCGGCGATCTGCTGCGCCTGTCGAACGAGGTGATTCGCCCGTTCTACAAACAGCGCGTCGAGCACACCATCGAGATTATTCGCCGCTACCTGTCGCCGGAGCGCTGCCTGATCCACAAACCGGAAGGGGCTATCTTCCTCTGGCTGTGGTTCAAGGATCTGCCGATCACCACCGAAGTGCTGTATCAGCGCCTGAAAAAGCGCGGCGTGCTGATGGTGCCGGGCCACTACTTCTTCCCGGGGCTGGAGCACGACTGGCCGCACACTCACCAATGCATGCGCATGAACTACGTGCCCGATCCGGAGAAAATCGAGCGCGGCGTGGCGATCCTGGCGGAAGAGATCGAGCGCGCGCATCAGGAAGTGAACTAA
- a CDS encoding LacI family DNA-binding transcriptional regulator codes for MSTGKATRASGRATISDVASIAKTGKTSVSRYLNGEQHLLSDDLKQRIEQAIQQLDYRPSQMARSLKGGQTRLIGLILADITNPYSVDVMRGIEAACRQHGFTLLVCNTNNEVNQEQHYLQLLSSYRVEGIVVNAVGMREEALSTLQQSMLPMVLIDRKIPDFACDVVGLNNREAATVATEHLLQQGFEAILFLSEPLGTVNTRLERLHAFRHTMAQHPALLAEQAETPLNDRQKLEQVLSDFSGRHRGMRKAVISANGALTLQVARAMRRLGIQWGNDIGLLGFDELEWAELAGVGITTLKQPTYQMGHAALERLVQRIQGLAAPSGEQMFSGELIVRGSTTR; via the coding sequence GTGAGCACAGGCAAGGCAACGCGCGCCTCAGGACGCGCCACCATCAGCGATGTGGCCAGCATCGCCAAAACCGGCAAGACCAGCGTGTCGCGCTATCTGAATGGTGAACAGCACCTGCTTTCCGACGATCTCAAACAGCGCATCGAACAGGCTATCCAGCAGCTCGACTACCGGCCAAGCCAGATGGCGCGCAGCCTGAAGGGCGGCCAGACCCGCCTGATCGGCCTGATCCTCGCCGATATCACCAACCCCTATTCAGTGGACGTGATGCGCGGCATCGAGGCCGCCTGCCGTCAACACGGTTTTACCCTGCTGGTGTGTAACACCAACAACGAAGTCAATCAGGAACAGCACTACCTGCAGCTGCTCAGCAGTTACCGGGTGGAAGGCATTGTGGTCAACGCGGTCGGCATGCGCGAGGAAGCGTTATCCACGCTGCAACAGTCGATGCTGCCGATGGTGCTGATCGACCGCAAAATCCCCGACTTCGCCTGCGATGTGGTGGGCCTGAACAACCGCGAAGCCGCCACCGTCGCCACCGAACACCTGTTGCAACAAGGTTTCGAAGCGATCCTGTTCCTAAGCGAGCCGCTCGGTACGGTCAATACCCGCCTGGAACGCCTGCACGCCTTCAGGCATACCATGGCGCAGCACCCCGCGCTGTTGGCGGAGCAGGCCGAAACGCCGCTCAACGATCGGCAGAAACTGGAGCAGGTGCTGAGCGATTTCAGCGGCCGCCACCGCGGCATGCGCAAGGCGGTGATCTCCGCCAACGGCGCCCTGACGCTGCAGGTGGCGCGCGCCATGCGTCGGCTCGGCATCCAGTGGGGCAACGACATCGGCCTGCTGGGTTTCGACGAGCTGGAGTGGGCGGAACTGGCGGGCGTCGGCATCACCACGCTGAAACAGCCCACCTACCAAATGGGGCACGCGGCGCTGGAGCGGCTGGTGCAGCGCATTCAGGGCCTGGCCGCCCCCAGCGGCGAGCAGATGTTCTCCGGCGAGCTGATCGTCCGAGGCTCCACCACCCGCTAA
- a CDS encoding alpha-amylase: MKLLPLPLLMLLSPSALAGWTLPGFPAFDETAAGLFASQAALPKGQLPLRLYQDNHCWQPAEAVKLNQALSLQPCGANPPVSWRQFRAGDYQVRIDTRSGTPTLQLSLSRAPESAAVAVRSCPRWDGKPVTVDVASTFAEGETLRDFYSGQTAQVSQGKITLQPAAASGGLLLLESAATAKPAAFSWHNATVYFVLTDRFENGNPANDHSYGRRSDGLQEIGTFHGGDLAGLTQKLDYLQQLGVNALWISSPLEQIHGWVGGGTQGDFPHYAYHGYYALDWTRLDANMGTEQELRTLVEQAHRRGIRILFDVVVNHVGYATLADMQTFHFGSLYLQGAEVEKTLGKNWSDWRPGPGQNWHSFNDYINFSDKAGWRPWWGKNWIRTDIGDYDAPGYDDLTMSLAFLPDIKTEAPGASGLPLFYRHKPDTAARDMPGAATRDYLTVWLSQWVRDYGIDGFRVDTAKHVEKPTLALLKQRASAALAAWKAEHPQQALDDAPFWMTGEAWGHGVMKSDYYQNGFDAMINFDFQDQASQALGCFADIDATYRQMAERLQDFNVLSYLSSHDTRLFFASDAKGSLPRQQRAANLLLLAPGAVQIYYGDESGRPLGPTGSDPLQGTRSDMNWPELQGEKAPLLAHWQRLGQFRARHPAIGGGVQTPWPHAAYYAFSRRLGDDKVMVVWAGERSQ; encoded by the coding sequence ATGAAACTGTTACCCCTGCCCTTGTTGATGCTGCTGTCGCCTTCGGCGCTGGCCGGCTGGACGTTGCCGGGATTCCCGGCCTTCGACGAAACGGCCGCCGGGCTGTTCGCCAGCCAGGCCGCGCTGCCCAAGGGCCAGTTGCCGCTGCGCCTGTATCAGGATAACCACTGCTGGCAGCCGGCCGAGGCGGTAAAACTTAACCAGGCGCTGTCGCTGCAGCCCTGCGGCGCCAACCCGCCGGTCAGCTGGCGGCAGTTCCGCGCCGGTGACTATCAGGTGCGCATCGACACGCGCAGCGGCACGCCGACGCTGCAGCTCAGCCTGAGCCGCGCGCCGGAAAGCGCCGCCGTTGCCGTGCGCAGTTGCCCGCGCTGGGACGGCAAGCCGGTCACGGTCGACGTCGCCTCCACCTTCGCCGAAGGCGAAACGCTGCGCGATTTCTATTCCGGTCAAACGGCGCAGGTAAGCCAGGGGAAAATCACGCTGCAGCCCGCCGCCGCCAGCGGCGGCCTGTTGCTGCTGGAATCCGCCGCCACGGCGAAACCGGCGGCGTTCAGTTGGCATAACGCCACGGTCTACTTCGTGCTGACCGATCGCTTTGAGAACGGCAATCCGGCCAATGACCACAGCTACGGGCGCCGCAGCGACGGCCTGCAGGAAATAGGCACCTTTCACGGCGGCGATCTGGCCGGCCTGACGCAGAAGCTGGATTATCTGCAGCAGCTCGGCGTCAACGCCTTGTGGATCAGCTCGCCGCTGGAGCAGATCCACGGCTGGGTCGGCGGCGGCACCCAAGGCGATTTCCCGCATTACGCCTATCACGGCTATTACGCGCTGGACTGGACGCGCCTCGACGCCAACATGGGCACCGAACAGGAGCTGCGCACGCTGGTCGAGCAGGCGCATCGCCGCGGCATTCGCATTCTGTTCGACGTGGTGGTGAACCACGTCGGCTACGCCACGCTGGCGGATATGCAGACGTTCCACTTCGGCTCGCTGTATCTGCAAGGCGCGGAGGTGGAGAAAACCCTGGGGAAAAACTGGAGCGACTGGCGCCCCGGGCCAGGGCAAAACTGGCACAGCTTCAACGACTACATCAACTTCAGCGACAAGGCGGGCTGGCGCCCATGGTGGGGGAAAAATTGGATCCGCACCGACATCGGCGACTATGACGCGCCGGGCTATGACGATTTGACGATGTCGCTGGCCTTCCTGCCGGACATCAAAACCGAAGCGCCCGGCGCCAGCGGCCTGCCGCTGTTCTACCGCCACAAACCCGACACCGCCGCGCGCGACATGCCCGGCGCCGCCACCCGCGATTACCTGACCGTCTGGCTCAGCCAGTGGGTGCGCGATTACGGCATCGACGGTTTCCGCGTCGACACCGCCAAACACGTGGAAAAACCGACGCTGGCGCTGTTGAAACAGCGCGCCTCGGCGGCATTGGCGGCGTGGAAAGCGGAGCATCCGCAGCAGGCGCTGGATGATGCGCCGTTTTGGATGACCGGCGAGGCCTGGGGCCACGGGGTGATGAAAAGCGATTATTACCAAAACGGTTTCGACGCGATGATCAACTTCGATTTCCAGGACCAGGCGTCGCAGGCGCTGGGCTGCTTCGCTGACATCGATGCCACCTACCGGCAGATGGCCGAACGGCTGCAGGATTTCAACGTGCTGAGCTATCTCTCTTCACACGACACCCGGCTGTTCTTCGCCAGCGACGCCAAAGGCTCGCTGCCTCGCCAACAGCGGGCGGCGAACCTGCTGTTGCTGGCGCCGGGCGCGGTGCAGATTTACTACGGCGATGAAAGCGGCCGCCCTCTCGGCCCAACCGGCTCCGATCCGCTGCAGGGCACCCGCTCCGACATGAACTGGCCTGAGCTGCAGGGGGAAAAAGCCCCGCTGCTGGCCCACTGGCAACGGTTGGGGCAGTTCCGCGCTCGCCACCCGGCGATCGGCGGCGGCGTGCAAACCCCGTGGCCGCACGCCGCCTACTATGCTTTCAGCCGTCGGCTCGGCGACGATAAGGTGATGGTGGTATGGGCCGGCGAACGGTCACAATAA
- a CDS encoding putative transporter, which produces MSDIALTVSMLALAAVIGLWMGNWKLYGVGLGIGGVLFGGILVGHFAQSGQISLNGDMLHFIQEFGLILFVYTIGIQVGPGFFSSLRVSGLRLNAFAVLLVVTGGIVAAAVHKLFDVPLPIILGVFSGAVTNTPALGAGQQILTDLGSDPALVDGMGMGYAMAYPFGICGILLVMWLIRLFFRINIEREAQAFESRLGNQRELLHAINVAVRNPNLQGMAIKSVPLLNGEAIVCSRLKRGELLMVPAPHERLELGDYLHLVGKREDLENARLVIGEEVDASLSTRGTALQVVRAVVTNEQVLGKKIRDLNLKQKYDVVISRLNRAGVELVAGSNVTLQFGDILNLVGRPEAIDAVTAIVGNAQQKLQQVQMLPVFIGIGLGVLLGSIPLFVPGFPAALRLGLAGGPLVAALILGRIGSIGKLYWFMPPSANLALRELGIVLFLAVVGLKSGGNFIDTLLHGEGLTWVGYGALITAIPLLSVGILARTVGKMNYLTLSGMLAGSMTDPPALAFANGLHPTSGAAALSYATVYPLAMFLRIMSPQLLAVLFWTL; this is translated from the coding sequence ATGAGCGATATCGCCCTGACCGTCAGCATGTTGGCGTTGGCGGCCGTCATTGGGCTGTGGATGGGGAACTGGAAGCTGTATGGCGTCGGGCTGGGCATCGGCGGCGTGCTGTTCGGCGGTATCCTGGTTGGCCACTTTGCCCAGAGCGGGCAAATCAGCCTGAACGGGGACATGCTGCACTTTATCCAGGAGTTTGGCCTGATCCTGTTCGTCTACACCATCGGCATCCAGGTCGGCCCCGGTTTCTTCTCTTCGCTGCGCGTCTCCGGTCTGCGGCTCAACGCCTTCGCGGTGCTGCTGGTGGTGACCGGCGGCATAGTGGCGGCGGCGGTACACAAGCTGTTCGACGTGCCGCTGCCGATCATCCTCGGCGTGTTCTCCGGCGCGGTCACCAACACCCCGGCGCTGGGCGCCGGTCAACAAATCCTGACCGATCTCGGTTCCGATCCGGCGCTGGTGGACGGCATGGGGATGGGCTACGCCATGGCCTATCCGTTCGGCATATGCGGCATCCTGCTGGTGATGTGGCTGATCCGGCTGTTTTTCCGCATCAACATCGAGCGTGAGGCGCAGGCGTTTGAAAGCCGTCTGGGCAATCAGCGCGAGCTGCTGCACGCCATCAACGTGGCGGTGCGCAACCCCAATCTGCAGGGCATGGCGATCAAAAGCGTGCCGCTGCTCAACGGTGAAGCGATCGTCTGTTCGCGCCTCAAGCGCGGGGAGCTGCTGATGGTGCCGGCGCCGCACGAGCGGCTGGAGCTTGGCGACTACCTGCACCTGGTGGGCAAACGCGAAGATCTGGAGAACGCCCGGTTGGTGATCGGCGAAGAGGTGGATGCCTCGCTGTCGACGCGCGGCACTGCGCTACAGGTGGTGAGGGCGGTGGTGACCAACGAGCAGGTGCTGGGCAAGAAAATCCGCGATCTGAATCTGAAGCAAAAGTATGACGTGGTGATTTCACGCCTCAACCGCGCCGGCGTGGAGCTGGTGGCCGGCAGCAACGTGACGCTGCAGTTTGGCGACATTCTCAACCTGGTCGGCCGGCCGGAGGCCATCGATGCGGTGACGGCGATTGTCGGCAACGCCCAACAAAAACTGCAGCAGGTGCAGATGCTGCCGGTCTTTATCGGTATTGGTCTCGGGGTATTGCTCGGTTCCATTCCGCTGTTCGTGCCCGGCTTCCCGGCGGCATTGCGGCTGGGGCTGGCCGGCGGGCCGCTGGTGGCGGCGCTGATCCTGGGGCGCATCGGCAGCATCGGCAAGCTGTACTGGTTTATGCCGCCGAGCGCCAACCTGGCGCTGCGCGAACTGGGCATCGTGCTGTTTCTGGCGGTGGTCGGATTGAAGTCGGGCGGCAACTTCATCGATACGTTGCTGCACGGCGAGGGGCTGACGTGGGTCGGGTACGGCGCCTTGATCACCGCTATTCCGCTGCTGAGCGTCGGCATTCTGGCGCGCACGGTGGGCAAGATGAACTATCTGACGCTGTCCGGCATGCTGGCGGGATCGATGACCGATCCGCCGGCGCTGGCCTTCGCCAACGGTCTGCATCCCACCAGCGGCGCTGCCGCGCTGTCTTACGCCACCGTGTATCCGTTGGCGATGTTCCTGCGCATCATGTCGCCGCAGCTGCTGGCGGTGTTGTTCTGGACGCTGTAA
- the ghrB gene encoding glyoxylate/hydroxypyruvate reductase GhrB, whose protein sequence is MKPSIVLYKSLPADLRERLEQHFTVHAFNGLQPENRDELRQALQQAEGIIGSGGKIDEAFLQQAPKLRAASTVSVGYDNFDVEALNAHNVLLMHTPTVLTETVADTIMSLVLATARRVVEVAERVKAGEWRGSIGPDWFGVDVHHKTIGILGMGRIGLALAQRAHFGFGMPVLYNARRTHEEAEQRFNARRCDLDTLLAESDFVCITLPLTEQTFHMIGRDQLAKMKKSGILINAGRGPVVDEQALIEALQNGVIHAAGLDVFEKEPLPANSPLLSMPNVVALPHIGSATHETRYGMAACAVDNLIAALTGTVKENCVNPQLLRK, encoded by the coding sequence ATGAAGCCTTCTATCGTATTGTACAAAAGCCTGCCCGCCGATCTACGTGAACGTCTGGAACAGCACTTCACCGTGCACGCCTTCAACGGCCTGCAGCCGGAGAACCGCGACGAACTGCGCCAGGCGCTGCAGCAGGCCGAAGGGATCATCGGTTCCGGCGGTAAAATTGACGAAGCCTTCCTGCAGCAGGCGCCCAAACTGCGCGCGGCCTCGACCGTTTCCGTCGGCTACGACAACTTCGACGTCGAGGCGCTCAACGCCCATAACGTGCTGCTGATGCATACCCCGACGGTGCTGACCGAAACCGTCGCCGACACCATCATGAGCCTGGTGCTGGCGACCGCGCGCCGGGTGGTGGAAGTGGCGGAGCGGGTGAAGGCCGGCGAATGGCGCGGCAGCATCGGGCCGGACTGGTTCGGCGTCGACGTGCACCACAAAACCATCGGCATCCTCGGCATGGGGCGCATCGGCCTGGCGCTGGCGCAGCGCGCGCACTTCGGCTTCGGCATGCCGGTGCTCTACAACGCCCGCCGCACGCACGAAGAGGCGGAACAGCGCTTCAACGCGCGCCGCTGCGATCTGGATACCCTGCTGGCCGAATCGGATTTCGTTTGCATCACACTGCCGCTGACCGAACAAACCTTCCACATGATCGGCCGCGATCAGCTGGCGAAGATGAAGAAAAGCGGCATTCTGATCAACGCCGGCCGCGGGCCGGTGGTGGATGAGCAGGCGCTGATCGAAGCGCTGCAAAACGGCGTGATCCACGCCGCCGGGTTGGACGTGTTCGAGAAAGAGCCGCTGCCGGCCAATTCGCCGCTGCTCAGCATGCCGAACGTGGTGGCGTTGCCGCACATCGGTTCCGCCACCCATGAAACGCGCTACGGCATGGCCGCCTGCGCGGTGGATAATTTGATCGCCGCGTTGACCGGCACGGTGAAAGAAAACTGCGTCAACCCGCAGCTGTTGCGGAAATAA
- a CDS encoding MFS transporter, translated as MNKATVAAKRWWYIMPIVFITYSLAYLDRANFSFASAAGINEDLGITKGMASLLGALFFLGYFFFQIPGAIYAERRSVKKLIFWCLILWGGCASLTGVVSNIPMLAAIRFILGVVEAAVMPAMLIYISNWFTKSERSRANTFLILGNPVTVLWMSVVSGYLIHAFGWREMFIIEGIPAVIWAFCWWVLAKDKPAQAGWLSADEKQALQQQLDEEQKGIKAVRNYGEAFRSRNVILLCVQYFAWSIGVYGFVLWLPSILRSGMQMGMVEAGWLSAVPYLAATIAMIVVSWASDKMQNRKLFVWPLLLIGALAFFGSYAVGANHFWISYGLLVVAGAAMYAPYGPFFAIIPEMLPKNVAGGAMALINSMGALGSFFGSWFVGYLNGATGSPAASYMFMAIALVVAVVLTLIVKPARNEIQPQLA; from the coding sequence ATGAACAAAGCGACTGTCGCGGCCAAACGCTGGTGGTACATCATGCCCATCGTGTTTATCACCTACAGCCTGGCCTATCTCGATCGCGCCAACTTCAGCTTCGCCTCTGCCGCCGGCATCAATGAAGATCTCGGCATCACCAAGGGCATGGCCTCGCTGTTGGGCGCGCTGTTTTTCCTCGGTTATTTCTTCTTCCAAATTCCCGGCGCCATCTACGCCGAACGCCGCAGCGTCAAAAAATTGATCTTCTGGTGCCTGATCCTGTGGGGCGGTTGCGCCTCGCTGACCGGCGTGGTCAGCAATATCCCGATGCTGGCCGCCATCCGCTTTATTCTCGGCGTGGTGGAAGCGGCGGTGATGCCGGCGATGCTGATCTACATCAGCAACTGGTTCACCAAATCGGAACGGTCACGCGCCAATACCTTCCTGATCCTCGGCAACCCGGTGACGGTACTGTGGATGTCGGTGGTGTCAGGCTACCTGATCCACGCCTTCGGCTGGCGCGAAATGTTTATCATCGAGGGCATTCCGGCGGTTATCTGGGCGTTCTGCTGGTGGGTGCTGGCGAAAGACAAACCGGCGCAGGCCGGCTGGTTGAGCGCCGATGAGAAACAGGCGCTGCAACAGCAGCTGGACGAAGAGCAGAAAGGCATCAAGGCCGTGCGCAACTACGGCGAAGCTTTCCGCTCACGCAACGTGATCCTGCTGTGCGTGCAGTACTTCGCCTGGAGCATCGGCGTGTATGGCTTCGTGCTGTGGCTGCCTTCCATCCTGCGCAGCGGCATGCAGATGGGCATGGTGGAAGCCGGCTGGCTGTCGGCGGTGCCTTACCTGGCGGCAACCATCGCCATGATCGTCGTCTCCTGGGCGTCGGACAAAATGCAAAACCGCAAGCTGTTCGTCTGGCCGCTGCTGCTGATCGGCGCGCTGGCGTTCTTCGGATCTTACGCCGTCGGCGCCAACCACTTCTGGATCTCCTACGGCCTGCTGGTGGTCGCCGGCGCTGCGATGTATGCCCCTTATGGGCCGTTCTTCGCCATCATTCCGGAAATGCTGCCGAAAAACGTCGCCGGCGGCGCCATGGCGCTGATCAACAGCATGGGCGCGCTGGGTTCGTTCTTCGGTTCGTGGTTCGTCGGCTATCTGAATGGCGCCACCGGCAGCCCGGCGGCCTCTTACATGTTTATGGCCATCGCACTGGTGGTGGCGGTGGTGCTGACGCTGATCGTCAAGCCCGCCCGCAACGAGATCCAGCCGCAATTGGCTTGA
- a CDS encoding sugar kinase, whose protein sequence is MTTLTATTAQQAPLDVVTLGEAMAMFVAAQTGDLAEVETFTKRIAGAELNVAIGLARLGMNVGWVSRVGNDSFGRFTLQQLKKEGINYRQVTVDGHYPTGFQVKSKTTDGTDPSVEYFRKGSAASHLSIADFNREYFGSARHLHLSGVAAALSSESLALCHHAAREMRAMGKTISFDPNLRPVLWPSREVMIEQLNQLAFAADWVLPGLKEGQILTGQSTPEGIADFYLERGVQAVIIKTGPDGAWFKTAAGDKAAVAAVKVDNVVDTVGAGDGFAVGTLSALLEGKTLIQAVQRGNKIGSLAIQAIGDSEGLPTRAALAE, encoded by the coding sequence ATGACAACGTTAACGGCAACGACGGCGCAGCAGGCGCCCCTGGATGTGGTCACGCTGGGCGAAGCCATGGCGATGTTCGTAGCGGCGCAAACCGGCGACTTGGCGGAGGTGGAAACCTTCACCAAACGCATCGCCGGCGCCGAACTGAACGTGGCGATCGGCCTGGCGCGTCTGGGCATGAATGTCGGCTGGGTCAGCCGCGTCGGCAACGATTCATTCGGGCGCTTCACCCTGCAGCAGTTGAAAAAAGAAGGCATCAATTACCGGCAGGTGACGGTCGACGGCCACTACCCCACCGGTTTTCAGGTGAAATCCAAAACCACCGATGGTACCGATCCCAGCGTGGAATACTTCCGCAAGGGCTCGGCGGCCAGCCACCTGTCGATTGCCGATTTTAACCGCGAGTATTTCGGTTCCGCGCGCCACCTGCACCTGAGCGGCGTGGCGGCGGCGCTGTCCAGCGAATCGCTGGCGCTGTGCCACCATGCGGCGCGCGAGATGCGCGCCATGGGCAAAACCATTTCGTTCGACCCCAATCTGCGCCCGGTGCTGTGGCCCAGCCGCGAGGTGATGATCGAGCAGCTGAACCAGCTGGCGTTCGCCGCCGACTGGGTGCTGCCGGGGCTGAAAGAAGGGCAGATCCTCACCGGCCAATCGACGCCGGAAGGCATCGCCGATTTCTATCTGGAACGCGGCGTGCAGGCGGTGATCATCAAAACCGGCCCGGACGGCGCCTGGTTTAAAACCGCCGCCGGCGATAAGGCGGCGGTAGCCGCGGTCAAGGTCGACAACGTAGTGGATACCGTCGGCGCCGGGGACGGCTTTGCCGTCGGCACCCTCAGCGCCCTGCTGGAAGGCAAAACGCTGATACAGGCGGTGCAGCGCGGCAACAAAATCGGCTCGCTGGCGATCCAGGCCATCGGCGACAGCGAAGGCCTGCCGACCCGTGCGGCGCTGGCCGAATAA
- the ibpB gene encoding small heat shock chaperone IbpB, with the protein MRNYDLSPLLRQWIGFDKLASSMGGQEPQGFPPYNIEKSDDNHYRISLALAGFRQSELNIEVEGPRLTVSGKPTPPEKQVEYLHQGLVCKEFQLTFTLAEHLQVSEAKFENGLLHIDLVRQVPEALQPQRIAIGATPELEAK; encoded by the coding sequence ATGCGTAATTACGATTTATCCCCGCTTCTGCGTCAGTGGATTGGTTTTGATAAATTGGCCAGTTCAATGGGCGGCCAGGAACCTCAGGGGTTCCCGCCGTATAACATCGAGAAAAGTGATGACAATCACTACCGCATTTCTCTGGCGCTGGCCGGTTTCCGGCAAAGCGAACTGAATATCGAAGTGGAAGGGCCGCGGTTGACCGTCAGCGGTAAACCCACGCCGCCGGAAAAACAGGTTGAATACCTGCATCAAGGTCTGGTGTGCAAAGAGTTCCAGCTGACTTTCACCCTGGCGGAGCATCTGCAGGTGTCCGAAGCCAAATTTGAAAACGGTCTGCTGCACATTGATCTGGTGCGTCAGGTGCCGGAAGCCTTGCAGCCGCAGCGTATCGCCATCGGTGCGACGCCGGAGCTGGAAGCGAAATAA
- a CDS encoding sugar phosphate isomerase/epimerase family protein — translation MKTEIIVVTGAYGTDTVKQHGGQRALLPLIAGAGADGVEIRRELFTAGELDSLPALAQEIDRQQLFAVYSAPEALFTPQHTLNPNLSALLAEAQTLNARQLKLSLGHFRPGFDFTELKVALEQHPVKLVVENDQTPDCGILSMLNAFFHAAEDSHLPVSMTFDMANWLWVGQDAFAAAERLARHVGYVHVKAATQGPRGWRAIALDDTDGSWRDLLARLPHDVPRGIEFPLQGDDLEAVTRHYVNILRAE, via the coding sequence ATGAAAACAGAAATCATCGTGGTCACCGGCGCCTACGGCACCGATACCGTCAAACAACACGGCGGCCAGCGCGCGCTGTTGCCCCTCATCGCCGGCGCGGGCGCCGACGGAGTGGAGATCCGCCGCGAACTGTTCACCGCCGGCGAGCTGGACAGCCTGCCGGCGCTGGCGCAAGAGATCGATCGCCAGCAGCTGTTCGCCGTCTACTCCGCCCCTGAGGCGCTGTTCACCCCGCAACATACGCTGAACCCCAACCTGTCGGCGCTGCTGGCGGAAGCGCAGACGCTGAATGCGCGCCAGCTGAAGCTGTCCCTCGGCCATTTCCGCCCCGGCTTCGATTTTACCGAGCTGAAAGTGGCGCTGGAGCAACACCCGGTCAAGCTGGTGGTCGAGAACGACCAAACGCCGGACTGCGGCATTTTGTCGATGCTGAACGCCTTTTTCCACGCCGCGGAAGATAGCCACCTGCCGGTCAGCATGACCTTCGATATGGCCAACTGGCTGTGGGTGGGGCAAGACGCCTTCGCCGCCGCCGAACGCCTGGCCCGCCACGTCGGTTACGTGCACGTCAAAGCCGCCACCCAAGGCCCGCGCGGCTGGCGCGCCATCGCGCTGGACGATACCGACGGCAGCTGGCGCGACCTGCTGGCCCGCCTGCCGCACGATGTGCCGCGCGGTATCGAATTCCCGTTACAGGGCGATGACCTGGAAGCCGTCACCCGCCATTACGTCAATATCTTGCGTGCGGAGTAA